A stretch of the Panicum virgatum strain AP13 chromosome 9N, P.virgatum_v5, whole genome shotgun sequence genome encodes the following:
- the LOC120689034 gene encoding uncharacterized protein LOC120689034 gives MDSWDEEVRRFMLEEEEEDDELFLVLVPALQLAMYDEKESEHTSILTGPKYVKEVLEGHERWCKVDFRMESEIFRAIVHFLRVENLLRDTRDVTIEEQFAMFMFMLSHNASTERLKKRFQHSGETIHRKITEFFDIIPALTHKFLKLPDVYQTHVMVASDPRYMPFFQNCIGAIDGTHVPITIAQEKAPPYRNRKGTLSQNVMCACDFDLKFTFISCGWEGSAYDAGVLRSARSKGFHVPAGKFYLVDAGYANTPSFIAPYRGVRYHLTMSGDVSRAAWNSTYEKGLVEILHVYKDNPKYKGQNGWATEGWRIITTKFNERFPIAHFTKQQIQEKEKELKGNYKALRDAKGESGSGWNESLCMILAKPKIWDKLIKQKDLLADAPMAAPTIAPIAAPTTAPTAERSISEQGTSSAHNEQNATQPAASEGGSGRKRKQSHIGSALEDYVEFKKSQTSKTLEALNEKKKRAEEFCFEKCTDQVDSMNELTNEEKSYAVELFESDTNREVFMKTKNPDVRLIWLKRKIRALAANSA, from the exons ATGGACTCTTGGGATGAGGAAGTTAGGAGATTCAtgttagaggaagaagaagaggatgatgaATTATTTCTAGTTCTGGTCCCCGCACTTCAATTGGCCATGTATGATGAAAAAGAGTCAGAGCACACATCCATTTTGACCGGTCCAAAATATGTCAAAGAAGTCTTAGAAGGTCATGAGAGGTGGTGTAAAGTGGACTTTAGGATGGAGTCTGAGATTTTTAGAGCTATAGTACACTTTCTTAGAGTGGAGAATCTATTACGTGACACGCGCGATGTTACGATTGAAGAGCAGTTTGCAATGTTTATGTTCATGCTCTCTCACAATGCGAGCACCGAGAGGCTAAAAAAGAGATTCCAACATAGTGGTGAGACTATACATAGGAAGATTACAGAGTTCTTCGATATAATTCCAGCCCTTACTCATAAATTTCTGAAGCTTCCAGATGTATACCAAACACATGTAATGGTTGCGTCCGACCCTCGCTATATGCCTTTCTTCCAG AACTGCATTGGTGCTATAGACGGCACTCACGTCCCTATCACCATTGCACAAGAAAAGGCACCTCCTTACAGAAACAGGAAAGGAACATTGTCACAAAATGTGATGTGTGCCTGTGATTTTGATCTGAAATTCACTTTCATATCATGTGGATGGGAGGGATCCGCATATGATGCAGGAGTTCTACGATCTGCTCGTAGTAAGGGCTTTCATGTGCCGGCGGGGAAGTTCTACCTTGTTGATGCTGGATATGCAAATACACCCTCGTTCATTGCTCCATACAGAGGAGTTAGATACCACCTCA CCATGTCAGGTGATGTTTCAAGGGCTGCTTGGAACTCCACTTACGAGAAAGGTCTTGTTGAAATATTACATGTGTACAAGGATAACCCAAAATATAAAGGTCAAAATGGTTGGGCAACAGAAGGATGGAGGATTATCACAACCAAGTTCAATGAAAGGTTTCCCATAGCTCACTTCACAAAGCAACAAATACAAGAAAAAGAGAAGGAGCTTAAAGGTAACTACAAGGCACTAAGAGATGCAAAAGGGGAAAGTGGTAGTGGTTGGAATGAATCTTTGTGCATGATACTAGCTAAACCAAAAATCTGGGACAAGTTAATTAAG CAAAAGGATCTTCTTGCCGATGCTCCTATGGCTGCTCCAACTATTGCTCCTATAGCTGCTCCAACTACTGCTCCAACTGCTGAGAGAAGTATCTCTGAACAAGGGACCTCAAGTGCACATAATGAACAAAATGCAACTCAACCTGCTGCAAGTGAAGGTGGAAGTGGGAGAAAGCGTAAGCAAAGTCACATTGGCTCTGCTCTCGAGGATTATGTGGAGTTTAAAAAGAGCCAAACAAGCAAAACTTTGGAAGCTCTGAATGAAAAGAAAAAGCGCGCTGAGGAATTTTGTTTTGAGAAGTGCACTGATCAAGTGGATTCTATGaatgaattaacaaatgaagaGAAATCATATGCTGTGGAGCTCTTTGAATCTGATACAAACAGAGAAGTATTCATGAAGACCAAAAATCCTGATGTTCGACTAATTTGGCTAAAGAGAAAAATCAG AGCACTTGCTGCAAACAGTGCATAG